One segment of Paenibacillus rhizovicinus DNA contains the following:
- the helD gene encoding RNA polymerase recycling motor HelD, whose translation METADWKQEQERLEKVRNKLQARIAELEPEVAGMRDQATDIRRRFWEEVTINTSTDEDFEETFLTINQQSAVLAERERGHKLLVQQWKSMNRLLPSPYFGRIDFQEDQDQTEQIYIGVSSFIDEDGLRFLIYDWRTPIASLYYDYSPGPASYITPGGRIEGTMELKRQFQIQNGQLRNMFDANETIGDELLQQVLGKGADSQMKSIVATIQKEQNAIIRNDRSRMLIVQGAAGSGKTSAALQRVAYLLYKHRQTIKANQIVLFSPNPMFNSYISTVLPELGEENMQQTTFQEYLDYWLGSSLRPEDPFDQIEYVLTAQGAPGYEARLQGIGYKASEAFMQALQHYGTWLGQEGMRFNGIRVQERELITAKRMHSEFYGYDRSLPLVNRVALLQEWLLKELASLERSEREAPWVQEEMNYLDTDQYVEAFGMLHGDRELFDLAETYTAARERINNKRRGDEGDFDYGLKEEDLLRRKIVKAFFKPLRKSVKKFAFIDIEGIYGQLFEGEAAYREKTKESDIPVLWTEICKQTTEKLDRRELFYEDATPYLYLKELIEGVRTNTEIRHVFVDEGQDYSPFQYEYLKKLFPRARMTVLGDFGQAIFMQSTSLDASDSPLIRLYGEDETSLIRLVRSYRSTREIVEFTRSMLPGGEEIAPFDRRGAKPLLTRFDGSEKRDAQMMTDIAVLMAEGFDSIAVITKTAAESRAAYESLRKHGGEELQLITKETFNFQKGVMVIPVYLAKGVEFDAVLVYDASSGAYGRENERKLLYTACTRAMHRLGLYATGDWSPFVQALPAHLYA comes from the coding sequence ATGGAAACAGCGGATTGGAAGCAGGAACAGGAGCGGCTGGAGAAGGTCAGGAACAAACTGCAAGCGAGAATTGCCGAGCTGGAGCCGGAGGTTGCCGGCATGCGCGATCAGGCTACGGACATCCGCAGACGATTCTGGGAAGAAGTTACGATCAACACGAGCACGGACGAAGATTTCGAAGAAACCTTCCTCACGATAAACCAGCAATCAGCGGTACTGGCTGAGCGCGAGCGCGGTCATAAGCTGTTGGTGCAGCAATGGAAAAGCATGAACCGCCTGCTCCCGTCTCCGTATTTCGGACGGATCGATTTTCAGGAGGACCAGGACCAGACGGAGCAGATCTATATCGGCGTATCCTCCTTCATCGACGAAGACGGATTGCGTTTTCTGATCTATGACTGGCGGACGCCGATCGCGAGCCTGTACTACGATTACTCTCCGGGCCCCGCTTCTTATATCACGCCGGGCGGACGAATCGAAGGGACGATGGAGCTCAAGCGTCAATTTCAGATTCAGAATGGGCAGCTTCGCAACATGTTCGATGCGAACGAAACGATCGGAGACGAATTGCTGCAGCAAGTGCTAGGCAAAGGCGCGGATTCGCAAATGAAGAGTATCGTGGCCACGATTCAGAAGGAGCAGAACGCCATTATCCGCAACGACCGAAGCCGGATGCTCATCGTACAGGGGGCGGCAGGCAGCGGTAAGACTTCCGCGGCATTGCAGCGGGTGGCGTACTTGCTGTACAAACACCGCCAGACGATCAAGGCGAACCAGATCGTTCTCTTCTCGCCGAATCCGATGTTCAACAGCTATATCTCCACCGTCCTGCCCGAGCTGGGAGAAGAGAACATGCAGCAGACGACGTTTCAAGAATATCTCGACTATTGGCTGGGTTCCTCGCTGCGGCCGGAGGATCCCTTCGATCAGATCGAATACGTGCTGACTGCGCAAGGAGCGCCGGGGTACGAAGCCCGTCTTCAGGGAATCGGGTATAAAGCCTCCGAGGCTTTCATGCAAGCTCTGCAGCACTACGGCACGTGGCTCGGACAAGAAGGCATGCGATTCAATGGCATTCGGGTCCAAGAACGCGAGTTGATCACCGCGAAGCGAATGCATTCGGAATTCTATGGCTACGACCGTTCGCTGCCGCTCGTTAATCGGGTCGCGCTCTTGCAGGAATGGCTGCTGAAAGAACTGGCTTCGCTGGAAAGATCGGAACGGGAAGCGCCTTGGGTACAGGAAGAGATGAACTATCTCGACACCGATCAGTATGTGGAAGCCTTCGGCATGCTGCATGGAGACCGGGAATTATTCGATCTCGCGGAGACGTACACCGCGGCTCGCGAACGGATCAACAACAAGCGCCGGGGAGACGAAGGCGACTTTGATTATGGCTTGAAGGAAGAAGACCTGCTTCGCCGCAAGATCGTGAAGGCGTTCTTCAAACCGCTGCGGAAAAGCGTGAAGAAATTCGCCTTTATTGATATTGAGGGCATCTATGGCCAATTGTTCGAGGGCGAAGCCGCCTATCGGGAGAAGACGAAGGAGTCCGATATTCCGGTATTATGGACGGAAATCTGCAAGCAGACCACAGAAAAGCTAGACCGGCGCGAATTGTTCTATGAGGATGCGACGCCGTATTTGTATCTCAAGGAGCTGATCGAGGGCGTTCGAACGAACACGGAGATTCGGCATGTCTTCGTCGATGAGGGGCAGGATTATTCGCCGTTTCAATATGAATATTTGAAGAAATTGTTCCCTCGCGCCAGGATGACGGTGCTCGGCGACTTCGGGCAAGCGATCTTCATGCAGTCTACGAGCTTGGACGCATCCGACTCGCCGCTCATTCGGCTATATGGCGAAGACGAAACAAGCTTGATCCGCCTTGTGCGCAGTTATCGTTCGACGCGGGAGATCGTGGAATTTACGCGGTCGATGCTCCCGGGCGGGGAAGAAATCGCACCGTTTGACAGAAGAGGCGCCAAGCCCCTTCTGACTCGATTCGACGGCTCGGAGAAGCGTGACGCGCAAATGATGACTGACATTGCGGTGCTCATGGCCGAAGGCTTCGACTCCATCGCCGTCATTACGAAGACCGCGGCGGAAAGCCGCGCAGCCTATGAATCGTTACGGAAGCATGGAGGCGAAGAGCTGCAGCTCATTACGAAGGAGACGTTCAATTTCCAGAAGGGCGTGATGGTCATTCCCGTCTATCTCGCCAAAGGCGTCGAGTTCGATGCAGTCTTGGTCTATGACGCTTCATCCGGAGCTTACGGCAGGGAGAACGAACGCAAGCTTCTCTATACGGCGTGTACGCGGGCCATGCACCGGCTTGGGCTCTACGCGACGGGCGATTGGTCGCCGTTCGTGCAGGCATTGCCGGCGCATTTGTACGCGTAA
- a CDS encoding TetR/AcrR family transcriptional regulator has product MSIKSPRIDPRVVRTRQLIRDAFIDLLQEMELEKITVNRIAERATINRVTFYLHYKDIPDMVERMADDMIREFHAVLQDIPNEPHAETSWTILVSIIEHIAEHAAFYKIVLASKRIPAFTDRLMNLMVELISSRAENRIASLTVTSVNVPKDIAIWYGSSALIGTIVYWLRSDMPYTPLFLAKQLSILFRLPQNAAE; this is encoded by the coding sequence TTGTCAATCAAATCCCCACGGATAGATCCGCGAGTCGTTCGGACGCGGCAGTTGATCCGAGATGCCTTTATCGATTTACTCCAGGAGATGGAGCTTGAGAAAATAACCGTCAACCGGATCGCGGAACGCGCCACGATCAACCGCGTCACCTTCTATCTGCATTACAAGGATATTCCCGATATGGTGGAGCGGATGGCGGATGATATGATTCGCGAGTTTCATGCGGTCTTGCAAGACATACCGAACGAGCCCCATGCCGAAACGAGCTGGACGATATTGGTCAGCATCATCGAGCATATCGCGGAACATGCAGCCTTCTATAAGATCGTTCTCGCCTCCAAACGCATTCCGGCCTTCACGGACCGCCTTATGAACTTGATGGTTGAATTAATTTCAAGCCGAGCCGAGAATCGAATCGCTTCCTTGACGGTTACCTCCGTGAACGTTCCGAAAGACATTGCCATCTGGTATGGCTCCTCCGCCCTCATCGGTACGATTGTCTATTGGCTGCGCAGCGACATGCCTTACACGCCGCTCTTCCTTGCGAAGCAGCTCTCTATATTGTTCCGGCTGCCGCAAAATGCAGCAGAGTAG
- a CDS encoding DHA2 family efflux MFS transporter permease subunit, with the protein MSISTGFDSSSIKKGPLLFVMILGAFIAVLNQTIMSVALPELMVDFKIAASTAQWLTTGYMLVNGVLIPITAYLMQRFTTRELYQTAMIIFLGGTILSAAAPNFDALLAGRLVQAAGAGIIMPLLMTVILTVFPPDKRGAAMGMVGFAIIFAPAIGPTIAGYVMQHYSWRTMFYGMIPLAVIVIAVAYVYLKNVTERKYPRIDMVGVLLSTIGFGAVLYGFSSAGSKGWSSAEVILSIVIGVLSLIVFTWKQLVSREPLLDLKAFKYGMFSLTTVINIAVTMVMYADMMLLPLYLQNARGYTALESGLLMLPGALLMGVMMPVTGRLFDKFGAKWLSVIGMAITIGTTVGFVNLTDSTSYTYLVLMSTGRRFGMAMFLMPITTAGLNQLPARLNAHGTAISNTIKQVAGAIGTSLLVTVMTTRTKTHMLDMVAAGNDSSQEHMVMEATIQGINDAYLVIIGIGIVGLLLSFFIKRTGQAEEKGTEAALKPKAAS; encoded by the coding sequence ATGAGTATTTCTACGGGTTTTGACAGCAGCTCGATCAAGAAAGGCCCGCTGTTGTTCGTCATGATTCTCGGGGCGTTCATCGCCGTGTTGAATCAGACTATAATGAGCGTCGCGCTGCCGGAGCTGATGGTCGACTTCAAAATCGCGGCGTCCACCGCGCAGTGGCTGACCACCGGATACATGCTGGTGAACGGGGTGCTTATACCGATTACGGCGTATCTCATGCAGCGGTTTACGACCCGCGAGTTGTATCAAACGGCAATGATTATTTTCCTAGGGGGGACGATTCTTTCCGCAGCAGCCCCTAACTTCGACGCGCTGCTGGCCGGACGTCTCGTTCAAGCGGCGGGCGCCGGCATTATCATGCCGCTGCTGATGACGGTTATCTTGACCGTGTTCCCTCCCGACAAGCGGGGGGCGGCGATGGGTATGGTCGGGTTCGCGATCATTTTCGCTCCTGCAATCGGGCCTACGATTGCCGGTTATGTCATGCAGCATTATTCGTGGCGCACGATGTTCTACGGCATGATTCCGCTTGCCGTCATCGTCATTGCAGTCGCCTATGTGTACCTCAAGAACGTAACGGAGCGCAAATATCCGAGAATCGACATGGTGGGCGTCCTGCTCTCGACGATCGGTTTCGGCGCCGTGCTTTACGGCTTCAGCAGCGCCGGAAGCAAAGGCTGGTCGAGCGCGGAAGTCATTTTGTCCATCGTGATCGGCGTTCTTTCCTTGATCGTGTTCACCTGGAAACAGCTGGTTTCCAGAGAACCGCTTCTTGATCTCAAGGCGTTCAAATACGGCATGTTCTCCTTAACGACTGTTATTAATATTGCGGTAACGATGGTCATGTATGCGGATATGATGCTGCTGCCGCTTTACTTGCAGAACGCGCGTGGATACACGGCGTTGGAATCCGGTCTGCTGATGCTCCCCGGCGCGCTGCTGATGGGCGTCATGATGCCGGTAACGGGAAGACTGTTCGATAAATTCGGAGCGAAGTGGCTGTCCGTTATCGGCATGGCGATTACGATCGGCACTACCGTCGGCTTCGTTAATTTGACCGACTCTACGAGTTATACGTACTTGGTTCTGATGTCCACGGGACGACGCTTCGGGATGGCGATGTTCCTCATGCCGATTACGACGGCGGGTCTGAACCAATTGCCGGCAAGATTGAATGCGCATGGTACTGCGATCTCCAACACCATCAAGCAGGTGGCGGGCGCGATCGGAACTTCGCTGCTCGTCACGGTTATGACGACCAGAACCAAAACGCATATGCTGGATATGGTGGCTGCGGGCAACGATTCTTCGCAGGAGCATATGGTTATGGAAGCAACGATTCAAGGCATCAACGATGCGTATCTGGTCATTATCGGCATCGGCATCGTCGGATTGCTGCTATCGTTCTTCATTAAACGCACGGGTCAGGCTGAAGAAAAAGGAACGGAAGCTGCTTTGAAACCGAAGGCAGCCAGCTAA
- a CDS encoding ABC transporter permease family protein, with the protein MLVTNKMEHAPIQIGLKLFVNSDSNMWGSLMAATTVSCLPILIIYLLLRRQIVDSFIRFGIK; encoded by the coding sequence ATGCTTGTCACGAACAAAATGGAGCATGCACCGATCCAGATCGGACTGAAGCTGTTCGTCAACTCCGACTCCAACATGTGGGGCTCGCTGATGGCCGCAACGACCGTCTCGTGCTTGCCGATCCTGATCATTTACTTGCTGCTTCGCCGGCAGATCGTAGATTCTTTCATCCGCTTCGGCATCAAATAG
- a CDS encoding ABC transporter permease subunit, with protein MNVGFSSAAALLFFLIFGIIVLPFSVSTFAILSLYQSFQSFPGVLIEAACIDGLSDWGILTRLILPNVRSTVASLGIIQFINAWNE; from the coding sequence TTGAACGTCGGTTTCAGCTCGGCGGCTGCGCTGCTGTTCTTCCTGATTTTCGGGATCATCGTGCTTCCGTTCAGCGTCTCGACGTTCGCGATTCTATCGCTCTACCAATCGTTTCAATCCTTTCCGGGCGTGCTGATCGAAGCCGCCTGCATCGACGGATTGAGCGACTGGGGCATATTGACGCGGCTGATCCTGCCCAACGTGCGCTCGACGGTCGCTTCGCTCGGCATCATTCAATTCATCAATGCCTGGAACGAATAG
- a CDS encoding class I SAM-dependent methyltransferase, with protein sequence MIHETNDRNFLALLHQRIIDTESLLDVGCGPCLILDDLPYKHIIALDVHRPYLINRITNSGHILPLNADARLIGKLFVPKSFSAVSFMDSIEHFTKQDALDMLREAELIASKQVIVFTPRGFFPQDNVDHFGLNGEVFQTHRSSWEPEELERLGYEVTVMKGQHDQRNPAFVNTFGINHPPVDALLAIKNV encoded by the coding sequence GTGATTCACGAAACGAACGATCGTAATTTTCTAGCGTTACTGCATCAAAGGATTATCGATACGGAGAGCTTGCTCGATGTCGGCTGCGGTCCTTGCTTGATACTGGATGATCTGCCCTATAAGCATATTATCGCCCTGGATGTTCATCGGCCTTATTTGATCAATCGAATAACGAATTCAGGGCATATTCTGCCCTTGAACGCCGATGCGCGTTTAATAGGCAAGCTGTTCGTGCCGAAGTCCTTCTCGGCGGTATCCTTCATGGATTCCATCGAGCATTTCACCAAGCAGGATGCGCTCGATATGCTGCGCGAAGCGGAATTGATCGCCAGTAAACAAGTCATCGTCTTCACGCCGCGCGGCTTTTTTCCCCAGGATAATGTAGACCATTTCGGCTTGAACGGAGAGGTGTTCCAGACGCATCGCAGCAGCTGGGAACCTGAAGAGCTGGAACGGCTCGGTTACGAAGTCACCGTCATGAAGGGGCAGCACGATCAGCGCAATCCGGCGTTCGTGAATACCTTCGGAATTAATCATCCCCCCGTGGATGCGCTGCTTGCCATCAAGAACGTGTAG
- a CDS encoding Gfo/Idh/MocA family protein encodes MPDIEVAALCDLDEAYVTEAAAANGIPHTYRVFEDMLDADIDAVVISTPMQLHVPQAIMALQAGKHVLSEVTAGVTMDELWWLKETVESTGKVYMMAENYCYIPQNQLILNMVKQGLFGNVYFGEGEYLHDVRSLAYRLNRQSPGEASKPTWRSYWQLGKRGAFYPTHSLGPVMQWFQGDRIRSVSCFGTGWHTDERFRQEDTSITMCQMESGKLIKLRIDCISKRPHNMNYYTLQGTKGSYEAPRGLGDTHKIWLDSMGDQEDRAAWRPLSDYDMYLPDRYKEVTEEQKAAGHWGGDYFIVEDFVSAVKGLHSPPIDVYDACEWTAVAMLSELSVMNGGRAMEMPDFRKSTSYAEQIIKL; translated from the coding sequence ATGCCGGACATCGAAGTAGCCGCGCTTTGCGATCTCGATGAAGCGTATGTGACCGAAGCGGCCGCCGCCAACGGCATTCCGCATACGTACCGCGTATTCGAAGACATGCTGGATGCCGACATCGACGCCGTTGTCATTTCAACGCCTATGCAGCTGCATGTCCCGCAGGCCATCATGGCGCTTCAAGCGGGCAAACACGTGCTGAGCGAAGTGACCGCGGGCGTCACGATGGACGAATTATGGTGGCTCAAAGAAACGGTGGAGTCGACCGGCAAAGTTTACATGATGGCCGAGAATTACTGCTACATCCCGCAAAATCAACTGATCCTCAACATGGTCAAGCAAGGACTCTTCGGTAATGTCTACTTCGGCGAAGGCGAATACCTGCACGACGTCCGCAGCCTGGCCTACCGGTTAAACCGGCAGTCTCCGGGAGAAGCGTCGAAGCCGACGTGGCGCAGCTACTGGCAGCTGGGCAAACGGGGCGCGTTCTACCCGACCCACAGTCTGGGGCCGGTGATGCAGTGGTTCCAGGGGGATCGGATTCGTTCGGTATCCTGCTTCGGCACGGGCTGGCATACGGACGAGCGTTTCCGCCAGGAAGACACGTCGATCACGATGTGCCAGATGGAGAGCGGCAAGCTGATCAAGCTGCGGATCGACTGCATTTCCAAGCGGCCGCACAATATGAATTACTATACGCTGCAAGGGACGAAAGGCAGCTACGAGGCTCCGCGCGGGCTCGGCGATACGCACAAGATCTGGCTCGACAGCATGGGCGATCAAGAGGATCGCGCGGCGTGGCGGCCATTGAGCGACTACGATATGTATTTGCCTGATCGTTACAAGGAAGTGACGGAAGAACAGAAGGCTGCCGGACATTGGGGCGGCGATTATTTCATCGTCGAAGATTTCGTATCCGCGGTGAAAGGACTGCACAGCCCGCCAATCGACGTCTATGATGCCTGCGAATGGACAGCCGTAGCCATGCTCTCCGAACTGTCCGTCATGAACGGCGGCCGTGCGATGGAGATGCCGGATTTTCGTAAAAGCACCTCGTATGCCGAGCAAATTATTAAACTATAA
- a CDS encoding GNAT family N-acetyltransferase: protein MEEQQQAEEQQQAEEQQKAEEQQQVQKQQQPVQLLMIHEDLGALPELRLPEGYGIRSFRPGDEQAWEKIIIASFGGEHAFDREMAADEAYKPERVWFLTDAAGEPIATASAWYRPQWSEDTGYLHMVGLLPEHAGKKLGYYVSLAALLQMVREERTRAVLHTDDFRIPAVKTYLGLGFVPSLVDGSHPGRWKALAGVLERVIPAREADGSSVEFES, encoded by the coding sequence ATGGAAGAGCAGCAGCAAGCGGAAGAGCAGCAGCAAGCGGAAGAGCAGCAAAAAGCGGAAGAGCAGCAACAAGTGCAAAAGCAGCAGCAGCCAGTGCAATTACTCATGATTCATGAGGATCTTGGCGCACTCCCGGAGCTTCGCCTGCCCGAGGGATACGGCATCCGCAGTTTTCGTCCGGGGGACGAGCAGGCGTGGGAGAAGATCATTATCGCATCTTTCGGCGGAGAGCATGCCTTCGATAGAGAGATGGCCGCCGATGAGGCGTACAAGCCGGAGCGGGTCTGGTTTCTGACCGATGCCGCCGGGGAGCCGATCGCCACGGCTTCCGCCTGGTATCGCCCGCAATGGAGCGAAGATACCGGCTATCTTCACATGGTGGGACTGCTTCCCGAGCATGCGGGCAAGAAGCTGGGGTACTACGTAAGTCTCGCGGCCTTGCTGCAGATGGTTCGGGAGGAGAGAACGCGCGCCGTGCTGCATACGGATGATTTTCGCATACCGGCGGTGAAGACGTACTTGGGTCTTGGCTTCGTGCCTTCGCTCGTCGACGGCAGCCATCCCGGCCGGTGGAAGGCGCTCGCCGGCGTGCTGGAGCGGGTGATCCCGGCGCGCGAGGCAGACGGATCCAGCGTGGAGTTTGAATCTTGA
- a CDS encoding helix-turn-helix transcriptional regulator: MTIMTPSVPMQDNKAWMPSIHWAQYQTTSYYQGLARRLYDFEMMLVISGELAVHFPDEPETIRYYPGDLLFLHAKDPHRIEIPNPEGARLLGIHFDFYDEFEPTADIHMVADETRVRDELFCMTPAGPDGERLFARKYAAVPGDVVNSMELICEEFTTARAGYDLVCRGAMLMLLASLLRHQPVPQHSASSNYLSGLQALTRELGGSLQLAWPIAAMAERLNVSEDHFIRLFKEQFGVTPNQYVQHLRHREAKRCLRDTDMKVEAIGRRIGYDSLHHFSHVFKRWQGVSPREYRKMCSIL, translated from the coding sequence ATGACCATCATGACGCCTTCCGTCCCCATGCAGGACAACAAGGCATGGATGCCGAGCATCCACTGGGCGCAGTACCAGACCACCTCGTACTATCAAGGCTTGGCAAGGCGGCTCTACGATTTTGAAATGATGCTGGTCATCTCCGGCGAATTGGCCGTTCATTTCCCGGACGAGCCCGAGACGATCCGCTATTACCCGGGCGATCTGCTGTTTCTGCACGCCAAGGATCCGCATCGCATCGAAATTCCGAATCCCGAAGGCGCGCGGCTGCTCGGCATTCATTTCGACTTCTATGACGAATTCGAGCCGACGGCCGATATCCATATGGTCGCCGACGAGACGCGCGTCCGCGATGAACTGTTCTGCATGACGCCCGCGGGACCGGACGGCGAACGGCTCTTCGCCCGCAAATATGCAGCCGTTCCCGGCGACGTCGTGAACAGCATGGAATTGATCTGCGAAGAGTTCACGACGGCCAGAGCCGGTTACGATCTCGTCTGCCGCGGGGCCATGCTGATGCTGCTCGCATCCCTTCTGAGACATCAGCCGGTTCCGCAGCATTCCGCTTCGTCGAACTACCTGTCCGGCCTTCAAGCGCTGACGCGCGAATTGGGCGGCAGCCTGCAGCTAGCTTGGCCGATCGCGGCGATGGCGGAACGGCTGAATGTCAGCGAGGATCATTTTATCCGCTTGTTCAAAGAGCAGTTCGGCGTGACGCCTAATCAATACGTGCAGCATCTTCGCCATCGGGAGGCCAAGCGCTGCTTGCGGGATACCGACATGAAAGTCGAAGCGATCGGCAGGCGCATCGGCTACGACAGCCTGCATCATTTCAGCCATGTGTTCAAACGTTGGCAGGGCGTCTCGCCGCGGGAGTATCGGAAAATGTGCAGTATTCTATAA
- a CDS encoding Gfo/Idh/MocA family protein codes for MAKRIGIIGFGGRVGHLFGKLEEINPEFRIAAIADPRKDEHIARMGDAAARIEWFEDADEMLDKAELDGIVIGTRCNLHTEMALKVLKRNMPLFLEKPVATTFEDLRRLKAGYEASSSQVVVSFPLRNTPLVKLAKSIIDSGQIGTVEHVQAFNNVPYGGVYYHNWYRDESITGGLFLQKATHDFDYINYLIGLQPTAVCAMKSKQIFKGDKPAGLMCKDCEEQHDCEESTMKPQNRDRGVYCSFATDTGNEDSGSALIRYESGMHAAYTQNFFARRAAEKRGARLLGYKGTLEFDWFTNELKVFMHHEARVQTHQFDPNAIGGHGGGDDVLIQNFMQIVNGTADSLTSLDDGLMSALLCLKANESANTNTFQEIAWT; via the coding sequence ATGGCGAAGCGTATTGGCATTATTGGATTTGGGGGTCGTGTCGGCCACTTATTCGGGAAACTGGAAGAGATCAATCCCGAATTCCGAATTGCCGCGATTGCGGATCCCCGGAAGGACGAGCATATTGCACGCATGGGCGATGCGGCAGCGAGGATTGAATGGTTCGAGGATGCGGACGAGATGCTGGATAAAGCGGAATTGGACGGAATCGTCATCGGTACCCGCTGCAATTTACATACCGAGATGGCGTTGAAAGTGCTGAAGCGGAACATGCCTCTATTTCTGGAAAAGCCGGTCGCGACGACTTTCGAAGATTTGCGTCGCTTGAAAGCGGGGTACGAAGCGTCTTCGTCGCAGGTGGTCGTCTCGTTCCCGCTGCGCAATACGCCGCTTGTGAAGCTGGCGAAGTCGATCATCGATTCGGGTCAGATCGGAACGGTAGAACATGTGCAAGCCTTCAACAACGTCCCTTACGGCGGCGTCTATTATCATAACTGGTACCGGGACGAGAGCATTACGGGCGGGTTGTTCCTGCAGAAGGCGACGCACGACTTCGACTACATCAATTACTTGATCGGCCTGCAGCCGACCGCGGTATGCGCGATGAAATCGAAACAGATCTTCAAAGGCGACAAGCCGGCCGGATTGATGTGCAAGGATTGCGAGGAACAGCATGACTGCGAGGAAAGCACGATGAAGCCGCAGAATCGCGATCGAGGCGTCTATTGCAGCTTCGCGACGGATACCGGCAACGAGGATTCAGGCAGCGCCCTCATTCGTTACGAGTCGGGCATGCATGCGGCCTATACGCAGAACTTCTTCGCGAGAAGAGCGGCGGAGAAGCGGGGAGCACGGCTGCTGGGGTACAAAGGGACGCTGGAATTCGATTGGTTTACGAACGAGCTGAAAGTGTTCATGCATCACGAGGCGCGGGTGCAAACGCATCAATTCGATCCGAACGCGATCGGCGGCCACGGCGGGGGAGACGACGTGCTGATTCAGAACTTCATGCAGATCGTGAACGGCACGGCGGATTCGCTGACTTCGCTGGATGACGGTCTGATGAGCGCGCTGCTTTGCTTGAAGGCGAACGAATCCGCGAATACGAATACGTTCCAAGAGATCGCATGGACGTAG
- a CDS encoding phytanoyl-CoA dioxygenase family protein, translating to MRTKVLTQSQIEQFIELGYVHLKEAFPRESALAAQQFLWTQLEKQGVLKNDPSTWTQQMVHIREQFDDELFQVCNTERLANAIEDLIGEGRWKERSVYGQDERKTLWGWWPVNFSSGADRPWDVPVKGWHWDGMMRPHYVDSPEQGLLLLCVFSEIGPMGGSTLVAEGSHKIVANLLAENSDGLMADEAIHLANRSHPWLRELTNSHDDDAVAADVYAADADEAEDSGSSDRIKKFMEQTYVDGNGVRLRVVETPSSPGDVLLCHPFLYHSASQNLSGLPRFMCNRATPLIKRMNLNRANAEDYSPLELSTRSSIVRV from the coding sequence ATGAGGACGAAAGTGTTAACGCAATCGCAAATCGAACAATTCATCGAACTGGGGTACGTGCATCTGAAAGAGGCGTTTCCGCGCGAGTCGGCGCTTGCAGCGCAGCAGTTTCTATGGACGCAGCTGGAGAAGCAGGGCGTGCTGAAGAACGATCCTTCGACGTGGACCCAGCAGATGGTGCACATCAGGGAACAGTTCGACGACGAGTTGTTCCAAGTTTGCAATACGGAACGGCTGGCCAACGCCATCGAAGATTTAATCGGAGAAGGTCGTTGGAAGGAACGCTCGGTTTACGGACAAGACGAACGAAAAACGCTGTGGGGCTGGTGGCCGGTCAACTTCTCCTCCGGCGCCGATCGTCCTTGGGACGTGCCGGTAAAAGGCTGGCATTGGGACGGCATGATGCGTCCGCACTATGTGGACAGTCCCGAGCAGGGACTGCTGCTGCTGTGCGTCTTCTCGGAAATCGGTCCGATGGGCGGCAGCACCTTGGTGGCTGAGGGATCGCATAAAATCGTCGCCAATCTGCTGGCGGAGAACAGCGACGGACTGATGGCCGACGAGGCGATTCATTTAGCGAATCGCTCGCATCCGTGGTTAAGGGAATTGACGAATTCACATGACGATGACGCCGTTGCGGCCGACGTATATGCGGCGGATGCGGACGAGGCCGAGGATTCCGGCAGCAGTGATCGCATCAAGAAGTTTATGGAGCAAACGTACGTGGACGGCAACGGGGTTCGCCTGCGCGTAGTCGAGACGCCTTCGTCGCCCGGCGACGTGCTGCTCTGCCATCCGTTCCTCTATCATTCCGCCTCGCAGAATCTTTCGGGCCTGCCTAGATTCATGTGCAATCGCGCGACGCCGCTGATCAAACGGATGAATTTGAATCGGGCGAACGCGGAGGATTATTCGCCGCTGGAGCTGAGCACGCGCAGTTCGATCGTACGGGTGTAA